The Pedobacter cryoconitis genome contains a region encoding:
- a CDS encoding type II secretion system F family protein: protein MGSIDISNFKQKPKKISEGSKSGILDFLNRDISFGDGQLPDKKKEAFYNELGTLTRSGIDIKTALELTSSSYTKPKDIELFKKIQEAVVAGQSLSETLKDQDKFSSYEYYSVRIGEETGRLGEVLSELAKYFKSKISQRRKIIGAITYPMLVLSTSFAAIFFMIKFVVPMFADVFKRFGGKLPYLTALIVSFSDWFDRYIYVMLFVVVALIGAYLVSRKQPWFQRYSAMVILKIPLAGDIVKKIYLARFANTMRLLTGTNTPLLHALGMVKQMIVFYPIVESLTQAEKDILHGSSLSETLAKHDFYPVKFIQMIKIAEEVNKLEYFFEQLSTQYTEEVEYKTNAISGLLEPLIIIFLGMAVGVILIAMYLPMFQMSNSF, encoded by the coding sequence ATGGGATCTATTGATATTTCCAATTTTAAACAGAAACCGAAAAAAATAAGTGAGGGGTCAAAGTCAGGTATACTGGATTTTTTGAACCGTGATATTTCTTTTGGAGATGGACAGTTACCTGATAAAAAGAAAGAAGCTTTTTATAATGAGCTGGGGACATTAACAAGGTCTGGTATTGATATTAAGACAGCATTGGAGCTAACGAGCAGTTCTTATACTAAGCCTAAGGATATTGAATTGTTTAAGAAGATTCAGGAAGCTGTAGTTGCGGGACAGTCTTTATCAGAAACGTTAAAAGATCAGGATAAATTTAGCAGCTATGAGTATTATAGTGTGCGTATCGGAGAGGAAACCGGCAGACTTGGTGAAGTTTTAAGTGAGCTGGCAAAATATTTTAAGAGTAAGATTTCGCAGCGGCGCAAGATTATTGGTGCAATTACTTATCCTATGCTGGTATTGAGTACTTCTTTTGCTGCGATATTTTTCATGATTAAGTTTGTAGTTCCCATGTTCGCGGATGTATTCAAACGTTTCGGTGGTAAGCTACCTTATCTTACTGCTTTGATTGTAAGTTTTTCGGATTGGTTTGACCGTTATATTTACGTTATGCTTTTTGTTGTTGTGGCTTTAATCGGGGCCTATCTGGTTAGCCGGAAACAGCCTTGGTTTCAAAGATATTCAGCAATGGTTATTCTAAAAATCCCACTTGCAGGTGATATTGTGAAAAAGATCTATCTGGCTCGTTTCGCGAATACAATGCGGTTGTTAACAGGTACGAATACGCCGCTGTTACATGCGCTGGGAATGGTTAAGCAAATGATCGTTTTCTATCCGATAGTAGAATCTTTAACTCAGGCAGAAAAGGATATTCTGCATGGTAGCAGTTTGTCTGAAACACTTGCGAAACATGATTTTTATCCGGTGAAATTTATACAGATGATCAAGATCGCAGAAGAGGTCAATAAGCTGGAATATTTTTTCGAACAGCTTTCTACCCAGTATACGGAAGAGGTGGAGTATAAGACGAATGCAATCAGCGGCTTGCTGGAGCCTTTGATTATTATCTTTTTGGGCATGGCTGTAGGGGTAATTCTGATTGCGATGTATTTACCGATGTTCCAGATGAGTAACAGTTTTTAA